In Prosthecomicrobium sp. N25, one DNA window encodes the following:
- a CDS encoding Mrp/NBP35 family ATP-binding protein, with amino-acid sequence MSVTRETVLARLAGLAGPDGATPLPASGALSEIIIHNGKVYFSIGVDPARAQAMEGLRRQAEEAVKGIPGVAGATVSLTAEAPKGGAAKAPSPGAQGGPAIQGAGAGRSGQGRALPGVRHIIAVASGKGGVGKSTTACNLALALKALGLRVGVLDADIYGPSMPKLFALKGRPRLKTGRVLEPLDGYGVAVMSIGFLVDEETPMIWRGPMVISAITQMLREVDWGELDVLVVDMPPGTGDAQLTMAQQVPLSGAVIVSTPQDLALLDARRGVAMFQKVDVPILGIVENMSYFVCPNCGTRHDIFAHGGARHEAERVGVPFLGEVPLTMEIREKADAGMPVQVVDPDGIHARTYREIADKVWRQLATGVAGKPAPRIVIE; translated from the coding sequence ATGAGCGTCACCCGCGAAACCGTCCTCGCCCGCCTCGCCGGCCTCGCCGGGCCCGATGGCGCGACGCCGCTGCCGGCCTCCGGCGCCCTGTCGGAGATCATCATCCACAACGGCAAGGTCTACTTCTCGATCGGGGTCGATCCAGCGCGGGCGCAGGCGATGGAGGGCCTCCGGCGGCAGGCCGAGGAGGCCGTCAAGGGGATCCCGGGCGTCGCCGGCGCGACCGTGTCGCTGACCGCGGAGGCGCCGAAGGGCGGCGCTGCGAAGGCGCCCTCCCCCGGGGCCCAGGGCGGCCCCGCGATCCAGGGGGCCGGCGCCGGGCGTTCGGGACAGGGGCGGGCCCTCCCGGGGGTCCGGCACATCATCGCGGTCGCCTCAGGCAAGGGCGGCGTCGGCAAGTCGACGACGGCCTGCAACCTCGCGCTCGCGCTCAAGGCGCTCGGGCTCCGGGTGGGAGTGCTCGACGCCGACATCTACGGGCCGTCGATGCCCAAGCTCTTCGCCCTCAAGGGCCGGCCGCGGCTGAAGACGGGACGCGTGCTGGAGCCGCTCGATGGCTACGGCGTCGCGGTCATGTCGATCGGCTTCCTGGTCGACGAGGAGACGCCGATGATCTGGCGCGGACCGATGGTGATCTCGGCGATCACCCAGATGCTGCGCGAGGTGGACTGGGGCGAGTTGGATGTGCTGGTCGTCGACATGCCGCCCGGCACGGGCGACGCGCAGTTGACCATGGCGCAGCAGGTGCCCCTGTCGGGGGCTGTCATCGTCTCGACGCCGCAGGACCTGGCGCTGCTCGATGCCCGGCGCGGGGTCGCCATGTTCCAGAAGGTCGACGTGCCGATCCTCGGCATCGTGGAGAACATGAGCTACTTCGTCTGCCCGAACTGCGGAACGCGTCACGACATCTTCGCCCACGGCGGCGCCCGGCACGAGGCGGAGCGAGTCGGCGTGCCCTTCCTCGGCGAGGTGCCGCTCACCATGGAGATCCGCGAGAAGGCGGACGCCGGCATGCCCGTGCAGGTCGTCGACCCGGACGGCATCCATGCCCGGACCTACCGCGAGATCGCCGACAAGGTCTGGCGCCAGCTCGCCACGGGCGTCGCCGGCAAGCCGGCACCGCGGATCGTCATCGAGTAG
- a CDS encoding dienelactone hydrolase family protein: MDQKIIDLYDDFTHGGMNRRAFLDRLASLAGGTAAATALLPLLENNYAQAQTVPESDPRITAETVSFPAGAAQVSGYLVKPKAAGRYPAVIVIHENRGLNPHIRDVTRRMAVEGFTAFGVDFLSPLGGTPTDEDKARDMFQSLKVPDVVAWGRGVVAGLKARPDTNGKVGSIGFCWGGGVVNALAVAEPDLGAGVAYYGRQPKAEEVASIKAPLMLHYAGLDQGINAGIAAYEAALKAAGKSYELFLYEGVNHAFNNDTNAARYDKAAADLAWGRTVAFLKKSLA; this comes from the coding sequence ATGGACCAGAAGATCATCGATCTCTACGACGACTTCACGCACGGAGGCATGAACCGCCGGGCCTTCCTCGACCGGCTGGCCAGCCTGGCGGGCGGGACGGCGGCGGCCACCGCGCTCCTGCCGCTCCTCGAGAACAACTACGCGCAGGCCCAGACCGTCCCGGAGAGCGATCCTCGGATCACCGCCGAGACCGTCTCGTTCCCGGCCGGCGCGGCCCAGGTTTCCGGCTATCTCGTCAAGCCGAAGGCGGCCGGCCGGTATCCCGCCGTGATCGTCATCCACGAGAACCGCGGCCTCAATCCGCACATCCGCGACGTGACCCGGCGCATGGCGGTCGAGGGCTTCACGGCCTTCGGGGTGGATTTCCTGTCCCCGCTCGGCGGCACGCCGACCGACGAGGACAAGGCGCGCGACATGTTCCAGTCCCTCAAGGTGCCCGACGTGGTGGCCTGGGGCCGAGGTGTCGTCGCCGGCCTGAAGGCCCGGCCGGACACGAACGGGAAGGTCGGCTCGATCGGCTTCTGCTGGGGCGGCGGGGTCGTGAACGCGCTGGCGGTCGCCGAGCCGGACCTCGGCGCCGGGGTCGCCTATTACGGGCGGCAGCCGAAGGCCGAGGAGGTGGCGAGCATCAAGGCGCCGCTGATGCTCCACTATGCCGGGCTCGACCAGGGCATCAACGCCGGCATCGCGGCCTATGAGGCGGCCCTGAAGGCGGCGGGCAAGAGCTACGAGCTGTTCCTGTACGAGGGCGTCAACCACGCCTTCAACAACGACACCAACGCGGCCCGTTACGACAAGGCGGCGGCGGACCTCGCCTGGGGCCGCACGGTGGCCTTCCTGAAGAAGTCCCTGGCGTAG
- a CDS encoding TadE/TadG family type IV pilus assembly protein, with protein sequence MLASFRQARGGNVAMTFSLMLAPLMLLGGATIDLGLVFSERSRAQNALDRATLAAGADLGLVPNEQVIAKLKAIYDETFVAPPSSTTTIKSVSINSEKGEITAVAEVKTRTTFLRFASIDEMTSQFSATVALGINDFDVVMVLDNSGSMAGSKIASLKTAAKDLVSTLLSINTVGSRTDRVQIGVVPFAASVNVGASFGPTYSGTTRTGNGTGSAWLDVNGVSSVHQENFNTGLTDNRFDLFARLAAARPTSAAALSWGGCVEVRPQPYDVTDDAPDASKPDTFYVPMFAPDEPGYKPATSSSWTNPSGFSNNYLDDNGGSCTTAASSSSNTALLEAQGRTCKYRAPTSANFRNASSLGDAFGPNFSCTTKPVQPMSRTKATLDTFIDSLAANGNTNIHEGVMWGWHALSPAAPFTEGRTGTMERPLKKFMIVMTDGENTYGTNTSVNKSTYAAYGFVSKNRLGTTNTSSVKTKQDERTALACQNAKNDGGITVYTIAFQVSATATQTLLRNCATSPGYYYPAESNSQLIAVFQQIAREISQLRVAK encoded by the coding sequence ATGCTCGCGTCGTTCCGGCAAGCCCGCGGCGGCAACGTCGCCATGACCTTCTCGCTGATGCTTGCCCCGCTGATGCTTCTCGGCGGCGCCACCATCGACCTGGGCCTGGTCTTTTCGGAAAGGTCCCGGGCCCAGAACGCCCTCGACCGCGCCACGCTGGCTGCCGGTGCCGATCTCGGCCTCGTCCCCAACGAGCAGGTGATCGCCAAGCTCAAGGCGATCTATGACGAGACATTCGTGGCCCCGCCGAGTTCGACGACGACCATCAAGTCCGTGTCGATCAACAGTGAGAAGGGCGAGATCACGGCCGTGGCCGAGGTCAAGACCCGGACGACCTTTCTGCGCTTCGCCAGTATCGACGAGATGACGAGCCAGTTCTCGGCGACCGTCGCCCTCGGCATCAACGACTTCGACGTCGTCATGGTGTTGGATAATTCGGGATCCATGGCCGGTTCTAAGATCGCGTCGCTGAAGACGGCGGCCAAGGACCTCGTCTCCACGCTCCTCAGCATCAACACGGTCGGCAGCCGCACCGACCGGGTGCAGATCGGCGTCGTGCCCTTCGCCGCTTCGGTGAACGTCGGCGCGAGCTTCGGACCCACATACTCGGGCACCACGCGGACCGGCAACGGGACGGGTTCGGCCTGGCTCGACGTGAACGGGGTATCGTCGGTCCACCAGGAGAACTTCAATACCGGCCTGACCGACAACCGCTTCGATCTTTTCGCCCGCCTCGCCGCGGCTCGGCCGACCTCCGCCGCCGCGCTGTCCTGGGGCGGCTGTGTCGAGGTCCGTCCGCAGCCCTACGACGTGACCGACGACGCGCCGGACGCGTCCAAGCCCGACACCTTTTACGTGCCGATGTTCGCGCCCGACGAGCCGGGCTACAAGCCCGCGACCTCGTCCTCCTGGACCAACCCCTCCGGCTTCAGCAACAATTACCTGGACGACAATGGCGGCAGTTGCACCACGGCGGCGTCTTCGTCGAGCAACACCGCCCTCCTGGAGGCGCAGGGCCGGACCTGCAAGTACCGGGCTCCGACCTCCGCGAATTTCCGCAACGCCTCGTCGCTCGGCGATGCCTTCGGCCCGAACTTCTCCTGCACCACCAAGCCGGTCCAGCCGATGTCGCGGACCAAGGCGACCCTCGACACCTTCATCGATAGCCTCGCGGCCAACGGCAACACCAACATTCATGAAGGCGTCATGTGGGGCTGGCATGCCCTGTCGCCCGCCGCGCCCTTCACCGAAGGGCGGACCGGAACCATGGAGCGCCCGCTCAAGAAGTTCATGATCGTCATGACGGACGGCGAGAACACCTACGGCACCAACACGTCCGTCAACAAATCGACCTACGCCGCCTACGGTTTCGTCTCCAAGAACCGTCTCGGCACGACGAACACCTCCAGCGTCAAGACCAAGCAGGACGAGCGGACCGCGCTCGCCTGCCAGAACGCGAAGAACGACGGAGGCATCACGGTCTACACCATCGCGTTCCAGGTCAGCGCGACCGCGACCCAGACACTGCTGCGCAACTGCGCCACCAGCCCGGGCTACTACTACCCGGCCGAGAGCAACAGCCAGCTTATCGCCGTCTTCCAGCAGATCGCCCGCGAGATCTCTCAGCTCCGCGTCGCGAAGTAG
- the mobB gene encoding molybdopterin-guanine dinucleotide biosynthesis protein B, with protein MTGGGPNPVFGVTGWKNSGKTTMVERLVAELTRRGRRVSTVKHAHHLVDVDQKGRDSWRHREAGAVEVALVGGQRWALMHELRGAEEPGLAEILARLSPCDLVIVEGYKREGHPKLEVRRREAVRHDRLSAVDPTVVAVAADHPQEGETIPVFGLDDIAAIADLIERTVLRSAPGGAR; from the coding sequence GTGACGGGCGGCGGGCCGAACCCGGTCTTCGGCGTGACCGGCTGGAAGAATTCGGGCAAGACCACCATGGTCGAGCGGCTGGTCGCGGAGCTGACGCGGCGGGGCCGTCGCGTCTCCACTGTCAAGCACGCCCATCACCTCGTCGACGTCGACCAGAAGGGCCGCGACAGCTGGCGCCACCGGGAGGCGGGCGCCGTCGAGGTGGCGCTGGTCGGCGGCCAGCGCTGGGCGCTGATGCACGAACTGCGCGGCGCCGAGGAGCCGGGCCTCGCCGAGATCCTGGCGCGGCTCTCCCCCTGCGACCTCGTCATCGTCGAGGGCTACAAGCGCGAGGGCCATCCGAAGCTGGAGGTCCGCCGCCGCGAGGCGGTGCGCCACGACCGCCTCTCCGCCGTCGACCCGACCGTCGTCGCCGTCGCCGCCGACCACCCGCAGGAGGGCGAGACGATCCCGGTCTTCGGCCTCGACGACATCGCCGCCATCGCGGACCTGATCGAGCGGACCGTCCTGCGGTCCGCACCGGGCGGCGCCCGCTGA
- the fdhD gene encoding formate dehydrogenase accessory sulfurtransferase FdhD, which yields MNRPVTAVEPEAPVGARIVQALRVAGGRAEPRAEAIAEEEPVALVYNGLSYAVMMATPKDLEDFALGFSLTEGILGSPDELYDVEVERFARGAEVRLRVASARFAALRSRQRNLAGRTGCGLCGVDSIAEALRPVARVASTLAIRPEAIYAAMQAFPALQALNRDVGAVHAAAFCRPDGSILAVREDVGRHNALDKLAGHMARAGLDGGAGFVAVSSRCSYEMVHKTAAAGVPLIASVSAPTALAVEFAREAGVGLCAFAREGRFTVYACPERVET from the coding sequence ATGAACCGCCCCGTCACCGCCGTCGAGCCCGAGGCCCCCGTGGGGGCGCGCATCGTCCAGGCCCTGCGCGTCGCGGGAGGCCGCGCCGAGCCGCGCGCCGAGGCGATCGCCGAGGAGGAGCCCGTCGCGCTCGTCTACAACGGCCTCTCCTACGCGGTCATGATGGCGACGCCGAAGGACCTCGAGGACTTCGCCCTCGGCTTCTCGCTGACCGAGGGCATCCTCGGCTCCCCCGACGAGCTCTACGACGTCGAGGTCGAGCGCTTCGCCCGCGGCGCCGAGGTCCGCCTCCGCGTCGCCTCGGCCCGCTTCGCCGCCTTGCGCAGCCGCCAGCGCAACCTCGCCGGCCGCACCGGCTGCGGGCTCTGCGGGGTGGATTCGATCGCCGAGGCGCTGCGTCCGGTGGCCCGCGTCGCCTCCACCCTGGCGATCCGGCCCGAGGCGATCTACGCCGCCATGCAGGCCTTCCCGGCGCTGCAGGCGCTGAACCGCGACGTCGGCGCCGTCCATGCCGCCGCCTTCTGCCGGCCGGACGGGTCGATCCTGGCCGTGCGCGAGGATGTCGGCCGCCACAACGCGCTCGACAAGCTCGCCGGCCACATGGCCCGCGCCGGCCTGGACGGCGGGGCCGGCTTCGTGGCGGTGTCGAGCCGCTGCTCCTACGAGATGGTCCACAAGACGGCCGCCGCCGGCGTGCCGCTGATCGCCTCGGTCTCGGCCCCGACGGCGCTGGCGGTCGAGTTCGCCCGCGAGGCCGGCGTCGGCCTGTGCGCCTTCGCGCGCGAGGGCCGCTTCACCGTCTATGCCTGCCCGGAGCGCGTCGAGACGTGA
- a CDS encoding isovaleryl-CoA dehydrogenase — protein MLPNSFKGFDFDLGETADMLRDTVASFAADRIAPLADRIDREDWFPRELWPEMGALGLHGITVEEEWGGAGLGYLEHCIAMEEISRASGSIGLSYGAHSNLCVNQLRRWGTEEQKRRYLPKLISGEHLGALAMSEPGAGSDVVSMKLRAEKTGDRYVLNGSKMWITNGPSADTLIVYAKTDPSAGPKGITAFLIEKGFKGFSIAQKLDKLGMRGSETGELVFQDCEVPEENIVGGLGKGVNVLMSGLDYERAVLAAGPLGLMQAALDIVIPYVHEREQFGQPIGTFQLVQGKVADMYVGLNACRAYVYAVAKACDQGKTTREDAAGAILYAAEKATKVALDAIQLLGGNGYINDYPTGRLLRDAKLYEIGAGTSEIRRMLIGRQLFERTK, from the coding sequence ATGCTCCCCAACAGTTTCAAGGGCTTCGACTTCGATCTCGGCGAGACGGCCGACATGCTGCGCGACACGGTCGCCAGCTTCGCGGCCGACCGGATCGCGCCGCTCGCCGACCGGATCGACCGGGAGGACTGGTTCCCGCGCGAGCTCTGGCCCGAGATGGGCGCCCTGGGGCTGCACGGCATCACGGTCGAGGAGGAGTGGGGCGGCGCGGGGCTGGGCTACCTGGAGCACTGCATCGCCATGGAGGAGATCTCCCGGGCATCCGGGTCGATCGGGCTCTCCTACGGGGCGCACTCGAATCTCTGCGTCAACCAGCTCAGGCGCTGGGGCACGGAGGAGCAGAAGCGGCGCTACCTGCCGAAGCTGATCTCCGGCGAGCATCTCGGCGCGCTCGCCATGTCGGAGCCGGGCGCCGGCTCGGACGTCGTCTCCATGAAGCTCCGCGCGGAGAAGACCGGCGACCGCTACGTCCTCAACGGCTCGAAGATGTGGATCACCAACGGGCCGTCCGCCGACACGCTGATCGTCTACGCCAAGACGGACCCGTCCGCCGGCCCCAAGGGCATCACCGCCTTCCTGATCGAGAAGGGCTTCAAAGGCTTCTCCATCGCCCAGAAGCTCGACAAGCTCGGCATGCGCGGGTCCGAGACGGGCGAACTCGTCTTCCAGGACTGCGAGGTGCCGGAGGAGAATATCGTCGGCGGCCTCGGCAAGGGCGTGAACGTGCTGATGTCCGGCCTCGACTACGAGCGCGCGGTACTGGCGGCGGGTCCGCTCGGCCTGATGCAGGCGGCCCTCGACATCGTGATCCCGTACGTCCACGAGCGCGAGCAGTTCGGCCAGCCGATCGGCACCTTCCAGCTCGTACAGGGCAAGGTCGCCGACATGTATGTCGGCCTCAATGCCTGCCGGGCCTATGTGTACGCGGTCGCCAAGGCCTGCGACCAGGGCAAGACCACCCGCGAGGACGCCGCCGGGGCGATCCTGTACGCCGCCGAGAAGGCCACGAAGGTCGCCCTCGACGCCATCCAGCTCCTCGGCGGCAACGGCTATATCAACGACTACCCGACGGGCCGGCTCCTGCGCGACGCCAAGCTCTACGAGATCGGCGCGGGCACGAGCGAGATCCGCCGCATGCTGATCGGGCGGCAGTTGTTCGAACGGACGAAGTGA
- a CDS encoding molybdopterin molybdotransferase MoeA yields the protein MPQLTDDCFAHGGGMMSIEAALDLFRARVGAVDGTERVPLGLADGRVLAEAIRAAVALPAFANSAVDGYAVRHADIAPEGMTRLAVVDRLQAGDRALRPVGPGEAARIFTGAPMPPGADTVYMQEDTRAEGGAVLLPPGLKRGANSRPAGEEIEAGSPALPAGRRLRPQDLALAAGVGQAEVVVRRRLRVAVFSTGNEVVEPGAARGPAQVFDTNRLMLAGLLGRLGVQVTDLGILRDEPGPLAEALARAGAGHDLVLTTGGVSTGEADHVKDAVEAVGRLDVWRFAIKPGRPLALGTLGGAAFMGLPGNPVAVYVTFAYVVRGLVAALSGETWAPPVPVPVVSGFSYAKRTGRTEFVRVHLDARTDGAPVARKFEREGAGIISSLTEAAGLVVLGEEVAAVAPGEPLGFVPFAALG from the coding sequence ATGCCGCAGTTGACCGACGACTGTTTCGCCCATGGCGGCGGGATGATGTCCATCGAGGCGGCGCTGGATCTGTTCCGCGCGCGCGTCGGGGCCGTCGACGGGACCGAACGGGTACCGCTCGGGCTCGCCGACGGCCGCGTGCTGGCGGAGGCGATCCGTGCCGCGGTGGCCCTGCCGGCCTTCGCCAATTCGGCGGTCGACGGCTACGCGGTCCGGCATGCCGACATCGCCCCCGAGGGCATGACTCGCCTGGCGGTAGTCGACCGCCTTCAGGCCGGGGACAGGGCGCTGCGTCCCGTCGGGCCCGGCGAGGCGGCGCGCATCTTCACCGGCGCGCCGATGCCCCCGGGCGCCGACACGGTCTACATGCAGGAGGACACGCGGGCGGAGGGCGGCGCCGTCCTGCTGCCGCCGGGCCTGAAGCGCGGCGCCAACAGCCGGCCGGCGGGCGAGGAGATCGAGGCCGGGTCGCCGGCGCTGCCGGCGGGACGGCGCCTCAGGCCGCAGGACCTGGCGCTCGCGGCCGGCGTCGGCCAGGCGGAGGTGGTCGTTCGGCGACGGCTACGGGTGGCGGTGTTCTCGACCGGCAACGAGGTGGTCGAGCCGGGCGCGGCGCGCGGGCCCGCGCAGGTCTTCGACACCAACCGGCTGATGCTCGCCGGGCTCCTCGGCCGGCTCGGGGTCCAGGTAACCGACCTCGGGATCCTGCGCGACGAGCCCGGGCCGCTCGCCGAGGCGCTCGCCCGCGCGGGGGCCGGCCACGACCTCGTGCTGACCACCGGTGGGGTCTCGACCGGCGAGGCGGACCATGTGAAGGACGCCGTCGAGGCGGTCGGGCGGCTCGACGTCTGGCGCTTCGCCATCAAGCCGGGCCGGCCGCTCGCGCTCGGGACGCTCGGCGGCGCGGCCTTCATGGGCCTGCCGGGCAATCCGGTCGCGGTCTACGTGACCTTCGCGTATGTGGTACGCGGTCTCGTCGCGGCGCTGTCGGGGGAGACCTGGGCGCCGCCCGTGCCCGTGCCGGTCGTCTCCGGCTTCTCCTACGCCAAGCGGACGGGGCGCACCGAGTTCGTCCGGGTGCACCTGGACGCGCGGACCGACGGGGCGCCCGTGGCGCGGAAGTTCGAGAGGGAGGGCGCGGGGATCATCTCGTCGCTGACGGAGGCTGCCGGCCTCGTGGTGCTCGGCGAGGAGGTCGCGGCCGTCGCGCCCGGCGAGCCCCTGGGCTTCGTGCCCTTCGCTGCGCTCGGCTGA
- a CDS encoding AbrB/MazE/SpoVT family DNA-binding domain-containing protein, whose amino-acid sequence MPKPTPPAGFDEATTPYEADPEAKPQPPPAQHFKVTVGPGGRVVIPAEVRRAMGIEEGQVLYTRYENNEWHVLTRAEAVRRVQEFARQFKKPGQSVVDEFLAERRAMWGEE is encoded by the coding sequence ATGCCGAAACCCACTCCCCCGGCCGGCTTCGACGAGGCGACAACGCCGTACGAGGCGGATCCCGAGGCCAAGCCCCAGCCCCCGCCCGCCCAGCACTTCAAGGTCACCGTAGGTCCCGGCGGGCGGGTGGTCATTCCCGCCGAGGTGCGGCGGGCGATGGGCATCGAAGAGGGGCAGGTGCTCTACACGCGGTACGAGAACAACGAGTGGCATGTGCTGACCCGCGCGGAGGCCGTTCGGCGCGTGCAGGAGTTCGCCCGGCAGTTCAAGAAGCCGGGGCAGAGCGTGGTGGACGAGTTCCTGGCCGAACGCCGTGCCATGTGGGGCGAGGAGTGA
- a CDS encoding type II toxin-antitoxin system VapC family toxin, with the protein MNAIVLDTSAVLAIVFDEPGAAAVDAVLDDAVVCSVNQVEIVSKLVDRGLDEPAIQGRLAYLNYSVRGFDAELGFRAGLLRSTTRRQGLSLGDRACIALAQREGLPIMTADRAWGSLDLGVPIQVIR; encoded by the coding sequence GTGAACGCGATCGTCCTGGACACCTCGGCGGTCCTCGCGATCGTGTTCGACGAGCCCGGCGCGGCGGCGGTCGATGCCGTGCTCGACGACGCCGTGGTGTGCTCCGTCAATCAGGTGGAGATCGTCTCCAAGCTGGTCGACCGCGGATTGGACGAGCCCGCGATCCAGGGCCGGCTCGCCTATCTGAACTATTCCGTGCGCGGCTTCGACGCCGAACTCGGGTTCCGGGCGGGCCTGCTCCGGTCCACCACGCGCCGGCAGGGCCTCTCGCTCGGCGACCGGGCCTGCATTGCGCTCGCCCAACGGGAAGGGCTGCCGATCATGACGGCGGACCGGGCGTGGGGTAGCCTCGACCTCGGCGTTCCGATCCAGGTCATCCGCTGA
- a CDS encoding NAD(P)H-dependent oxidoreductase → MRCLIILAHPLETSYAASLAATAKAALEARGHDVDLLDLYREGFDPRLTPSERAGYFDVPYDVSAVAAEVARLQAAEALVLVFPQWWFNVPAILKGWFDRVLAPGVAFEHDKAGGRIVPRLANIRHLWVLTTTGSPWWVVKLYMGDPVRRLLKRGIANVCAPRCRFRMLTLHDMDRATPERLAAHLERVRGEMGQL, encoded by the coding sequence ATGCGCTGCCTGATCATCCTCGCCCATCCGCTGGAGACGAGCTACGCCGCGAGTCTCGCCGCCACCGCGAAGGCCGCCCTCGAGGCCCGGGGCCACGACGTCGACCTCCTCGACCTCTACCGCGAGGGCTTCGACCCGCGCCTGACCCCGTCCGAGCGCGCCGGCTACTTCGACGTTCCCTACGACGTCTCCGCGGTCGCCGCCGAGGTCGCCCGCCTGCAGGCCGCCGAGGCCCTGGTGCTGGTCTTCCCGCAATGGTGGTTCAACGTCCCGGCCATCCTGAAGGGCTGGTTCGACCGCGTGCTGGCCCCGGGCGTCGCCTTCGAGCACGACAAGGCCGGCGGCCGCATCGTCCCCCGCCTCGCCAACATCCGCCACCTCTGGGTCCTGACCACCACCGGCTCGCCCTGGTGGGTCGTCAAGCTCTACATGGGCGACCCCGTCCGCCGCCTCCTCAAACGCGGCATCGCCAACGTCTGCGCCCCGCGCTGCCGCTTCCGCATGCTGACCCTCCACGACATGGACCGCGCCACGCCGGAACGGCTGGCGGCGCATCTGGAGCGGGTGCGGGGAGAGATGGGGCAGCTTTGA